One genomic region from Microcystis panniformis FACHB-1757 encodes:
- a CDS encoding Tic20 family protein — MTWRGSTDTKDRIFAALVYLLPLYSAFAFGIFIFQQIPFLGAALAIALYPLAFLYSSLGSFGSLIIFFVLFFAVVRNPRISHFIRFNTMQAILIEILVYLLGLVLGFVARGLGANLVVETLFNVVFLGAFAACVYSIIQSVIGKYADIPTISEAAYSQVGG, encoded by the coding sequence ATGACTTGGCGTGGCTCAACCGATACAAAAGATCGCATTTTTGCAGCTTTAGTATATCTTTTACCCTTATATTCGGCTTTTGCCTTCGGTATCTTTATCTTTCAGCAAATTCCTTTTTTAGGAGCGGCCTTAGCAATAGCCTTATATCCCTTAGCTTTTCTCTATAGTTCTCTGGGAAGCTTTGGCAGTTTAATTATCTTTTTCGTCCTCTTTTTCGCCGTGGTACGCAATCCCCGCATCAGTCATTTTATCCGCTTTAACACCATGCAGGCGATTTTAATCGAGATTTTGGTGTATTTATTGGGATTGGTCTTAGGTTTCGTCGCTAGGGGTTTAGGGGCGAATTTAGTGGTAGAAACTCTTTTTAACGTCGTCTTTTTGGGAGCATTTGCCGCCTGTGTTTACAGCATTATACAGTCGGTTATCGGCAAATACGCCGATATTCCCACAATTTCCGAGGCGGCCTATTCTCAAGTGGGAGGTTAG
- a CDS encoding RNA-guided endonuclease InsQ/TnpB family protein, translating into MKARYQYRIYPTDQQKRLLSQLFGCVRVVWNDTLAYCQELYRQGEKKPKYTELSKRLTQVKKTEEKQWLTEVSSIPLQQSLRDLETAYSNFFASCKGERKGKKVKPPKFKKRKSKQLARFTDNGFTVNQHCVTLAKIGDLRIVWSRPLPSKPSSVTVIKDASDRYFLSFVVEIQSEILPNNGESVGIDLGIATFATLSTGEKIDAPKPLKKRLKRLRKAQKNLSRKQKGSNRREKTRKRVAKIHAKIKDTRTDFLQKLSTRVVRENQTIILEDLNTSGMVKNRKLSRAISDLGWRSFRDMLSAKSDKYGRDFRIISRWEPTSQRCSCCGNIGGKKALNIREWECLFCGTFHDRDVNAAINIKVAGGQSETSKNGRRGKCKTSVKEAASREASTQRSVVQLSLFDLLVITVRPRR; encoded by the coding sequence ATGAAAGCGAGGTATCAATACCGTATTTACCCAACAGACCAACAAAAGAGGCTTTTGTCTCAGTTGTTCGGGTGTGTGCGCGTTGTCTGGAACGATACCTTAGCTTACTGTCAAGAACTCTATCGACAAGGGGAGAAAAAGCCAAAATATACTGAGTTATCTAAAAGACTAACTCAAGTCAAGAAAACAGAAGAAAAACAGTGGTTAACCGAGGTTTCTTCTATCCCTTTACAGCAGTCTTTGAGAGACTTAGAGACAGCCTATTCTAACTTTTTTGCATCTTGCAAGGGAGAAAGAAAAGGAAAGAAAGTCAAACCTCCTAAATTTAAGAAGCGTAAATCTAAACAATTAGCAAGATTTACCGATAATGGTTTTACCGTTAACCAACACTGCGTTACTTTAGCGAAAATCGGTGATTTAAGAATAGTTTGGAGTCGCCCATTACCTTCTAAACCTTCTAGCGTCACCGTGATCAAAGACGCATCAGATCGATACTTTCTTAGTTTTGTCGTCGAGATTCAGTCCGAAATACTTCCCAATAATGGGGAGTCAGTGGGAATTGATCTAGGGATTGCTACCTTTGCTACCCTCTCAACAGGAGAAAAGATAGACGCACCGAAACCGTTAAAGAAACGATTAAAACGACTAAGAAAAGCACAGAAAAACCTTTCTAGAAAGCAAAAAGGAAGTAACCGACGGGAAAAAACAAGAAAACGAGTGGCTAAAATCCACGCAAAGATTAAAGACACTCGTACTGATTTCTTGCAGAAACTATCCACTAGAGTTGTTCGTGAAAATCAAACGATAATTTTAGAGGATTTAAACACATCGGGAATGGTTAAAAATCGCAAGTTGTCCCGTGCTATATCAGATTTAGGATGGCGTTCTTTTCGAGATATGCTATCGGCAAAATCTGACAAATATGGGCGTGATTTTCGGATAATTTCCCGATGGGAGCCAACGTCTCAGAGGTGTTCCTGTTGTGGGAATATCGGCGGGAAGAAAGCGTTAAATATCCGTGAGTGGGAATGTCTTTTCTGTGGGACTTTCCATGATCGAGACGTGAACGCCGCAATTAATATCAAGGTCGCCGGTGGGCAATCGGAGACCTCAAAAAACGGACGCAGAGGAAAGTGTAAGACTTCTGTTAAAGAAGCAGCATCCCGTGAAGCGTCAACCCAGCGGTCGGTCGTTCAATTAAGTTTGTTTGATCTGCTGGTCATCACCGTCCGGCCCCGGCGGTGA
- a CDS encoding glycosyltransferase, with product MNPSFNNSIPVQRIKVSVIVSTYKSAEFIWGCLEDLVTQTLYEKGELEIIIIDSASPENEGEIIQEFQENYPNIIYQRTRERETLYCAWNRAIKLARGSYLTNGNTDDRRCFNALEIMANYLDNNREISLVYADQLITTIKNDTFATTPALKHWNWPNYSYQQMRQGCCVGSQPMWRKMLHDKYGYFQENFRCAGDYEFWLRIGSQGEKMALIPEILGLYYLNLQGLEHGSNGQALQEHYQVCKIYEIPHSEIKDIEIKPNPVKMEDLGIILNKDEREKLQTIQAISRKRCPIIVIDGVIFQLEQRKLARIWSSILEYWSQLEFSQHIVILDRNNTAPRWEEFKYWPAESYDYNCTGKDARKIQAICDRLQANLFISTFYTSPLTTPSLLFLASEFPEENGNLPVDLEKHYAILSASKIIAFSFNIAQDLRKLYPKITPEKIDIIEFFEINQKIAEEITDFLWYALSETKESSQNQVWLELRKLQEAQQTMYLKQQQDYHTRQGMGISLKELDNNHNYLQKNNQELREEINYLSSRKGIVKTLSKTSILLLAKIKKKLPMF from the coding sequence ATGAATCCTAGTTTTAATAACTCTATACCAGTGCAGAGGATCAAAGTTTCTGTAATTGTTTCTACCTATAAATCAGCAGAGTTTATCTGGGGTTGTTTAGAGGATTTAGTTACTCAAACTCTTTATGAAAAGGGAGAATTAGAAATTATTATTATCGATAGTGCTTCTCCGGAGAATGAAGGGGAGATTATCCAAGAGTTTCAAGAGAATTACCCTAATATTATTTACCAGAGAACTAGAGAACGAGAAACCCTCTACTGCGCTTGGAATCGTGCTATTAAACTAGCTAGGGGTTCCTATCTCACCAATGGGAATACTGATGATCGTCGCTGTTTCAATGCTCTGGAAATTATGGCTAATTATCTAGATAACAATAGAGAGATTAGTTTAGTTTATGCCGATCAATTAATTACCACCATCAAAAATGATACTTTTGCCACTACCCCAGCTTTAAAACATTGGAATTGGCCAAATTACTCCTATCAACAGATGCGTCAAGGTTGTTGTGTGGGTTCTCAACCAATGTGGCGAAAAATGCTGCACGATAAATATGGTTATTTTCAGGAAAATTTTCGCTGTGCTGGTGATTACGAATTTTGGTTAAGAATCGGCAGTCAAGGGGAAAAAATGGCTTTGATTCCTGAGATTTTAGGGTTATATTATTTAAATCTCCAAGGCTTAGAACATGGCAGTAATGGTCAAGCATTACAGGAACATTATCAAGTGTGTAAAATCTATGAAATTCCTCACTCAGAAATTAAGGATATAGAGATTAAACCCAATCCAGTTAAGATGGAAGATTTAGGCATAATTTTAAATAAGGATGAGCGAGAAAAATTACAAACAATTCAAGCTATCTCCCGGAAAAGATGCCCAATTATTGTTATTGATGGCGTGATCTTTCAACTTGAGCAACGAAAATTAGCCAGGATTTGGTCTTCAATTTTAGAATATTGGAGTCAATTAGAATTTAGTCAACACATTGTTATTTTAGATAGAAATAACACCGCACCAAGATGGGAAGAATTTAAATATTGGCCTGCGGAATCCTACGATTATAATTGTACGGGAAAGGATGCCAGAAAAATTCAAGCTATCTGCGATCGCCTACAGGCTAATTTATTTATTTCCACTTTTTATACCAGTCCCTTAACCACTCCTTCTCTACTTTTTCTTGCTTCTGAGTTCCCAGAAGAAAACGGCAATTTACCAGTGGATTTAGAAAAACACTATGCCATTTTGTCCGCTTCTAAAATCATCGCTTTTTCCTTTAATATTGCCCAAGATTTAAGAAAGTTATACCCAAAAATTACCCCCGAAAAAATTGATATTATCGAGTTTTTTGAAATTAATCAAAAAATAGCGGAAGAAATCACTGATTTTCTCTGGTATGCGCTCAGTGAAACTAAGGAATCAAGTCAGAATCAAGTCTGGTTAGAGTTAAGAAAATTACAGGAAGCACAACAGACAATGTATCTGAAACAACAGCAAGATTATCATACTAGGCAAGGGATGGGAATATCCCTAAAAGAATTAGATAATAATCATAACTATCTCCAGAAAAATAATCAGGAATTACGGGAAGAAATTAACTATTTGTCCTCCCGTAAGGGAATAGTAAAAACCCTATCGAAAACTTCTATTTTACTTCTTGCTAAGATCAAGAAAAAACTCCCAATGTTTTAG
- a CDS encoding alpha/beta fold hydrolase: MQQILGLETQAKIWHWRGFKITYQSAGETGPAIVLVHGFGASWGHWRKNIPVLGEKCRCFALDLIGFGGSDKPEPKNEIDYTFETWGAQIADFCREVVGEPAFLAGNSIGCVAIMQAAVDYPDFVLGVAAINCSLRLLHERKRGELPWYRRLGADIAQIILKNKAIGAFFFQQIAKPQTVRKILLQAYRRSEAVTEELVEIILKPARDPGAFKVFLAFTAYSGGPLPEDLLPILPCPAILLWGSEDPWEPLALGQELARFPTVKQFIPLAGLGHCPQDEAPEIVNPILLEFLQAYS; the protein is encoded by the coding sequence ATGCAGCAAATTCTAGGATTAGAGACACAAGCAAAAATTTGGCATTGGCGGGGATTCAAAATCACCTATCAAAGTGCGGGGGAGACAGGACCGGCGATCGTGCTTGTGCATGGATTTGGGGCATCTTGGGGACATTGGCGGAAAAATATCCCCGTTTTAGGCGAAAAATGTCGCTGTTTTGCCCTAGATTTAATTGGTTTTGGCGGTTCCGACAAACCCGAACCAAAAAACGAGATCGATTATACTTTCGAGACTTGGGGGGCGCAAATTGCCGATTTTTGTCGGGAAGTGGTGGGGGAACCTGCTTTTTTGGCGGGTAATTCCATCGGTTGCGTGGCCATTATGCAGGCTGCCGTCGATTATCCCGATTTTGTCCTTGGGGTAGCGGCGATTAATTGTTCCCTCAGACTACTGCACGAAAGAAAACGGGGGGAATTACCCTGGTATCGTCGTTTAGGCGCGGATATTGCCCAAATAATTCTCAAAAACAAGGCAATTGGGGCTTTTTTCTTCCAACAGATCGCTAAACCCCAGACAGTGCGTAAAATTCTCCTGCAAGCTTATCGGCGCTCGGAAGCAGTAACGGAGGAATTAGTAGAAATAATCCTAAAACCCGCCCGAGATCCAGGAGCGTTCAAGGTTTTCCTCGCTTTTACCGCTTATTCTGGCGGCCCGCTGCCAGAAGACCTGCTGCCGATTCTCCCCTGTCCGGCTATTCTGCTTTGGGGTAGCGAAGATCCCTGGGAACCCTTGGCCTTGGGCCAAGAATTAGCACGATTCCCGACAGTAAAACAGTTTATCCCCTTAGCTGGTTTAGGCCACTGTCCCCAGGATGAGGCCCCAGAAATAGTTAATCCGATTTTATTAGAGTTCCTGCAAGCTTATAGCTAA
- the tyrS gene encoding tyrosine--tRNA ligase, which translates to MTVSSSLDWLTRGTSDLFPHQPDSQDPRENLTQLLQTTDRPLRIKLGIDPTGSDIHLGHSIPFRKLRAFQDAGHVAVVIIGDFTARIGDPTGKSEVRKQLTIEEVRANAENYLAQLRPILDFNTPNRLEIRYNSEWLGKLDLSQILELLSTMTVGQMLAKEGFSERYDRENPIFLHEFLYPLMQGYDSVAVEADVELGGTDQKFNIAVGRDLQKYFGKKPQFGLLLPILIGTDGSQKMSKSLNNYVGLRESALSMYSKLEKTPDALLKDYYELLTNLPLDAIASNPREAQKKLAIEVVAQFHGKEEALKAQKTAQEIVLQGNTAAAASVPEFSLAAVTFPLKLFYLLSSTGLCKSSGEGRRQIQGGAVRIDSEKITDVDKSFETAEALTGKVLQVGKNKFIRFVA; encoded by the coding sequence ATGACCGTATCTTCCTCCCTAGACTGGCTAACCCGTGGCACCAGTGACCTATTCCCCCATCAACCCGACTCCCAAGATCCTAGGGAAAATTTAACCCAACTACTGCAAACTACTGATCGCCCTTTAAGAATTAAACTAGGTATTGACCCCACCGGCAGCGATATTCACCTAGGTCATAGTATCCCTTTTCGGAAACTGCGTGCTTTCCAGGATGCCGGTCATGTGGCAGTGGTGATTATTGGTGATTTTACCGCTAGAATCGGCGATCCGACCGGAAAATCGGAAGTTAGAAAACAATTAACCATCGAAGAAGTGAGAGCCAATGCCGAGAATTATCTGGCACAATTACGCCCAATTTTAGATTTTAACACGCCTAATCGCCTAGAAATTCGCTATAACTCGGAATGGTTGGGGAAATTAGACCTATCGCAAATTCTCGAACTTCTCTCCACCATGACCGTCGGGCAAATGTTGGCAAAAGAAGGCTTTTCCGAACGCTACGACCGGGAAAACCCGATTTTTCTCCATGAATTTCTCTATCCCTTAATGCAGGGTTATGATTCCGTCGCTGTCGAGGCCGATGTCGAATTGGGAGGAACTGATCAAAAATTTAATATTGCCGTCGGTCGTGATTTGCAGAAATATTTCGGTAAAAAACCGCAATTCGGGCTACTTTTACCGATTTTAATCGGAACCGATGGCAGTCAAAAAATGTCCAAATCCCTGAATAATTATGTGGGATTGCGGGAATCGGCCCTGTCCATGTACTCGAAACTGGAAAAAACCCCCGACGCTTTGTTAAAAGATTATTACGAACTATTGACAAATTTGCCATTAGATGCTATTGCGAGCAATCCGCGGGAGGCACAAAAAAAACTGGCGATCGAGGTAGTTGCCCAGTTTCACGGGAAAGAGGAGGCATTAAAAGCACAAAAAACGGCGCAGGAGATAGTTCTACAGGGAAATACAGCGGCCGCTGCTTCTGTACCCGAATTTTCCCTAGCAGCGGTCACTTTTCCCCTGAAATTATTCTATCTTCTCTCGTCCACCGGCTTGTGTAAAAGTAGCGGCGAAGGGAGAAGACAGATTCAGGGGGGCGCTGTGAGGATCGATAGCGAGAAAATCACCGATGTGGACAAAAGTTTTGAGACAGCCGAAGCTTTAACCGGAAAAGTCCTACAGGTGGGCAAAAATAAATTTATTCGCTTTGTAGCTTAA
- a CDS encoding ferredoxin-thioredoxin reductase variable chain, with translation MKVGDRVRVIESVVVYHHPEHKSDPFDVKGLEGEVKGIVTEWRGRPVSANLPVLVEFSKKFKAHFRDFELEIVEKAAE, from the coding sequence ATGAAAGTTGGCGATCGAGTTCGTGTAATTGAGTCTGTGGTAGTTTATCACCATCCTGAACACAAATCGGATCCTTTTGACGTGAAAGGACTAGAGGGAGAGGTGAAAGGGATTGTCACCGAATGGCGTGGTAGGCCGGTTAGCGCCAACCTACCCGTCCTCGTCGAGTTCAGTAAAAAGTTTAAAGCCCATTTTCGAGATTTTGAGTTAGAAATCGTGGAAAAAGCCGCCGAATAG
- a CDS encoding DUF4435 domain-containing protein: MREQITPDRIANSIRLLRSDHEGVFLIVEGHSDKLIYERLVNKQEVRITIASNKNNAIKALSILEKENFCRVVAVIDADFSRIEQQIPDSNHLFLTDEHDLEMMLIKSAAFDKLLKERGSEKKCSFFQRY; this comes from the coding sequence ATGAGAGAACAGATAACACCTGACAGAATTGCTAATAGCATTCGTTTACTACGCAGCGATCATGAGGGAGTTTTTTTAATTGTTGAAGGTCATAGCGATAAACTTATTTATGAGCGATTAGTAAACAAGCAAGAGGTTAGGATCACAATTGCCTCTAATAAAAATAATGCTATCAAAGCATTATCCATCTTAGAAAAAGAAAATTTTTGCCGAGTTGTTGCTGTTATAGATGCGGATTTTTCGAGAATAGAACAGCAAATTCCCGACAGTAATCATCTCTTTTTAACCGATGAACATGATTTGGAAATGATGTTAATTAAATCTGCTGCTTTCGATAAATTATTAAAAGAACGAGGAAGTGAAAAAAAATGCAGCTTTTTCCAAAGATATTAG
- the tnpA gene encoding IS200/IS605 family transposase — MSSQLRRERNSVSDLKIHLVCVTKYRSKVFTGKSLTLVEKSFREVAGKMNFQILEFNGESNHIHALIEYPPKLSISVMVNSLKGVSSRRYGQAGYPKPHGKDALWSPSYFVSSVGGAPLEVLKCYIENQEKPS, encoded by the coding sequence ATGTCAAGTCAGTTGCGAAGAGAAAGAAACTCTGTTTCCGATTTAAAAATACACTTGGTCTGTGTGACAAAATACAGAAGTAAGGTTTTTACTGGTAAAAGTCTGACTTTAGTTGAAAAGTCTTTTAGGGAAGTTGCGGGAAAAATGAATTTTCAGATATTGGAATTTAACGGGGAGTCTAATCATATACACGCATTGATTGAATACCCGCCAAAACTATCTATTTCCGTAATGGTCAATTCTTTAAAGGGAGTCTCTAGTCGTAGGTATGGACAAGCTGGTTATCCTAAACCGCACGGGAAAGACGCTCTTTGGTCGCCCAGTTATTTTGTATCTTCTGTAGGAGGTGCGCCACTGGAAGTTCTTAAGTGCTACATTGAAAATCAGGAAAAGCCGTCGTAA
- a CDS encoding gluconeogenesis factor YvcK family protein, whose product MSPFKQTLRELNAQKGKIAASVGRKTPKRVNRWFKWLSPGLFVKRWLLISLTGVFLTSFGLAIWVKLTPVNRFLEFVSQALETIARLVPNSVSGPLAVLLGVFLLFWGQSRTVETITEALQPDASEELVDLLRTHRRLHRGPKIVAIGGGTGLSTLLRGLKQYSSNITAIVTVADDGGSSGRLRREMGILPPGDIRNCIAALADEEKLLTELFQYRFHAGDGLSGHSFGNLFISAMTEITGDLEQAIDASAKVLAIRGKVLPATLTDVSLWAKLADGRIIEGESKITEAMGQIRQIGCHPADPVALPAALAAIKEADYIIIGPGSLYTSIIPNLLVPAIRQALAQVTVPRVYVCNIMTQPGETDNYSVADHLRAIEGVCEERVFDAVLAQRTAPSPQSLQLYAQEHSHPVFLDREEVGKMGYRIVLANVMAEDEVTAKVRHDPQRLARVLWRWYAKK is encoded by the coding sequence ATGAGTCCATTTAAACAGACGCTACGGGAACTCAACGCTCAGAAGGGAAAAATAGCCGCTTCTGTGGGCAGAAAAACGCCTAAACGGGTTAATCGTTGGTTTAAATGGCTTTCTCCCGGTCTTTTTGTCAAACGCTGGCTTTTAATCAGTTTAACCGGTGTTTTTCTCACCTCCTTCGGTTTGGCTATTTGGGTAAAATTAACCCCAGTTAATCGCTTTTTAGAGTTTGTTTCCCAAGCATTAGAAACGATCGCCCGTTTGGTCCCTAATTCTGTTTCCGGGCCGCTGGCGGTTTTGTTGGGTGTCTTTTTGTTATTCTGGGGTCAGAGTCGCACTGTCGAAACGATTACAGAAGCACTACAACCGGACGCATCGGAGGAATTAGTCGATCTCCTACGCACCCATCGTCGTCTCCATCGCGGCCCGAAAATCGTGGCCATCGGTGGCGGTACGGGTTTATCGACGCTTTTACGCGGTTTAAAACAGTATAGTTCTAATATCACCGCTATTGTCACCGTAGCTGATGATGGCGGTTCTTCGGGCCGATTACGTCGGGAAATGGGCATTTTACCCCCGGGGGATATTCGCAATTGTATCGCCGCTTTAGCCGATGAGGAAAAGTTATTAACGGAATTGTTTCAATATCGCTTTCATGCCGGGGATGGTTTATCGGGCCACAGTTTTGGTAATTTATTTATCAGCGCTATGACCGAGATTACCGGCGATCTGGAACAGGCGATCGATGCTAGTGCCAAAGTTTTGGCCATTCGCGGCAAAGTGCTACCTGCTACCCTTACCGATGTTAGTCTCTGGGCTAAGTTAGCCGATGGGCGCATTATTGAGGGAGAATCGAAGATAACCGAAGCTATGGGGCAAATTCGTCAGATTGGCTGTCATCCTGCCGATCCGGTCGCTTTACCGGCTGCTTTAGCGGCAATCAAGGAGGCAGATTATATTATTATCGGGCCGGGTAGTCTTTATACCAGTATTATCCCTAATTTGTTGGTTCCCGCAATTCGTCAGGCCCTAGCACAGGTGACAGTCCCCCGTGTCTATGTTTGTAATATTATGACCCAGCCGGGGGAAACGGATAATTATTCGGTGGCTGATCATTTGCGAGCAATCGAAGGAGTTTGTGAAGAACGCGTCTTTGATGCGGTTTTGGCCCAAAGAACTGCACCATCGCCCCAATCCCTACAATTATACGCCCAAGAGCATAGTCATCCCGTCTTTTTAGATCGCGAGGAAGTGGGAAAAATGGGTTATCGCATTGTTTTAGCGAATGTAATGGCAGAAGATGAAGTTACTGCCAAAGTTCGTCACGATCCCCAACGTTTAGCCCGAGTTTTATGGCGCTGGTATGCTAAAAAGTGA
- a CDS encoding AAA family ATPase translates to MRIKQITVKHLFGIFDHTINLNMEERITIIHGKNGFGKTSILRLVNGFFNLKYSDIRAIPFQKFTIIFDDNSFVDVVKDSTSKNKKSNVRPKINFNFTSSDQKEKLTFYPNLLDGKTISFPLSMIDDFIPGLDRVGSEKWLYTPTKEIMDLEDIYERFGEYLPKQFQKEYPDWLKKIIDSINVRFIESQRLLDISNSAKNGRTIRMPMTLYSVASYSEDLAENIQTKLAEYGQLSQTLDRTFPARVVQKKASLTDDELREKIDQLESERNQLISAGLLKKDEDSNFQVKDSIDDSTRKLLSVYIEDVDKKLNVFNDIYPKVELFKNIINKKYSFKSVTIDQSKGFIFTTQEGEVLSPTDLSSGEQHELVILYELLFKVKPNTLILIDEPEMSLHISWQQEFLKDLQEITKLSGLDILMATHSPDIINDRWDLTVELEKPKQKSKDERTDNT, encoded by the coding sequence ATGAGAATTAAACAAATTACAGTTAAGCATCTTTTTGGCATATTTGACCATACAATTAATCTCAATATGGAGGAAAGAATAACTATTATTCATGGTAAAAATGGCTTTGGGAAAACCTCAATACTGCGATTAGTCAATGGCTTTTTTAACTTAAAGTATTCAGATATAAGAGCTATTCCTTTTCAAAAATTTACTATAATTTTTGACGATAACAGCTTTGTGGATGTTGTCAAAGATTCCACCAGTAAGAATAAAAAAAGTAATGTAAGACCAAAGATTAATTTTAATTTTACTTCCTCCGATCAAAAAGAAAAACTGACTTTTTATCCTAATTTACTAGACGGGAAAACAATTTCTTTCCCTCTCAGCATGATAGATGATTTCATACCCGGTTTAGATAGAGTTGGATCAGAAAAATGGCTCTATACCCCCACAAAAGAAATTATGGATTTAGAAGATATTTATGAACGATTTGGAGAATATTTACCCAAGCAATTCCAGAAAGAATATCCTGATTGGTTAAAGAAAATTATAGACTCTATTAATGTTCGTTTTATTGAATCACAACGTCTATTAGATATTTCCAATAGTGCCAAAAATGGCAGAACTATAAGGATGCCGATGACATTGTACTCTGTGGCCAGCTATTCTGAAGATTTAGCAGAAAATATTCAAACTAAATTAGCAGAGTATGGACAACTATCTCAAACTTTAGACCGAACCTTTCCAGCGAGAGTTGTACAAAAAAAGGCATCATTGACCGATGATGAACTAAGGGAAAAAATTGATCAACTTGAAAGCGAAAGAAATCAATTAATTAGTGCAGGACTATTGAAAAAAGATGAAGATTCTAACTTCCAAGTTAAAGATAGTATTGATGATAGCACCAGAAAGTTATTATCGGTTTATATTGAGGATGTAGATAAAAAGCTCAATGTATTCAATGACATTTATCCTAAAGTAGAGCTATTTAAAAATATAATTAATAAAAAATATTCTTTCAAAAGTGTTACTATTGATCAAAGCAAAGGGTTTATCTTCACTACCCAAGAAGGGGAGGTTTTATCGCCAACAGATTTATCTTCTGGGGAACAGCACGAATTAGTAATTTTATATGAATTGTTATTTAAAGTTAAACCTAATACTTTGATCTTAATTGATGAACCAGAAATGTCACTTCATATTTCATGGCAGCAGGAATTTTTAAAAGACTTACAGGAAATCACGAAACTTTCCGGGTTAGATATTTTGATGGCTACCCATTCTCCTGATATTATTAATGATCGTTGGGATTTGACAGTTGAATTAGAGAAACCAAAGCAAAAAAGCAAAGATGAGAGAACAGATAACACCTGA
- a CDS encoding ABC transporter ATP-binding protein — protein sequence MNYLLEVEQVYAGYVQDLYILQGVNFRIAPGELVTVIGPNGAGKSTLAKTIFGLLKPSAGTITFKGKNITGWKSNQIVPLGMGYVPQIANVFPSLSIEENLEMGAFTSKKAIKPLKERIYAMFPRLLERRRQKAGTLSGGERQMLAMGRALMLQPDLLILDEPSAALSPILVTSVFEQIKAINQTGTAIILVEQNAKKALMMSDRGYVLESGQDRFQGSGQDLLNNPKVGELYLGAAYHGAPGRD from the coding sequence ATGAATTATCTTTTAGAAGTTGAACAGGTTTATGCTGGTTATGTGCAGGATTTATACATATTGCAAGGGGTTAACTTTCGCATTGCACCGGGGGAATTAGTCACGGTTATCGGTCCCAATGGTGCGGGAAAATCCACCCTCGCTAAGACGATTTTTGGTTTATTAAAACCCAGTGCTGGAACTATCACTTTTAAGGGAAAAAATATCACTGGTTGGAAATCTAATCAAATCGTTCCCCTCGGTATGGGTTATGTTCCCCAAATTGCTAATGTTTTTCCGTCCCTGAGTATCGAGGAAAATCTAGAAATGGGGGCTTTTACCAGTAAAAAAGCGATTAAACCCCTAAAAGAGCGCATTTATGCCATGTTTCCCCGTTTGCTTGAGCGCCGTCGTCAGAAAGCTGGCACTTTATCCGGAGGAGAAAGACAGATGTTAGCCATGGGAAGAGCGCTAATGTTGCAACCAGATTTATTAATTCTCGATGAACCTTCGGCAGCTTTATCTCCTATCTTAGTAACCAGCGTTTTTGAACAGATAAAAGCGATTAATCAGACGGGAACTGCCATTATTTTAGTGGAACAGAATGCCAAAAAAGCCCTAATGATGTCCGATCGAGGTTATGTTTTAGAAAGTGGTCAAGATCGTTTTCAGGGATCCGGTCAAGATTTACTCAATAACCCGAAAGTAGGGGAATTATACCTCGGGGCGGCTTATCATGGCGCACCAGGAAGGGATTGA
- a CDS encoding indolepyruvate ferredoxin oxidoreductase subunit alpha: MPHSIVTGICEGVADCVSACPVACIHPGPGKNVKGTDWYWIDFATCIDCGICLQVCPVEGAILPEERPDLQKTP; the protein is encoded by the coding sequence GTGCCACATTCGATCGTCACTGGAATTTGTGAAGGGGTTGCTGATTGCGTTTCCGCTTGTCCTGTTGCTTGTATCCATCCGGGACCAGGTAAAAATGTTAAAGGAACCGATTGGTATTGGATTGATTTTGCCACTTGTATTGACTGTGGTATCTGTTTACAAGTATGCCCCGTCGAAGGTGCAATTCTGCCGGAAGAACGTCCCGATTTACAAAAAACTCCCTAA